Proteins from a genomic interval of Piscinibacter sp. HJYY11:
- a CDS encoding acetate--CoA ligase family protein, whose amino-acid sequence MHDSLPDLSLLCSPRSVALVGASDDPGSIGGRALINLLKHSDFKGEVMLVNPKRESVSGMRCWPDVASLPSTPDLVLISVPAVHVNPALRQAAARGVPFAIVYTSGFGEAGPAGKALEDEMRGIVTTSTLRVYGPNCPGLCNINERLGFTFSPSFQHDLRRGPIGLATQGGGLGRNVLQAMDRGLGIGLWCSSGNEVDLQVSDFIAHMADAEGIEVIVTLIEGIKDGRKFVRAVQRAVANGKPVIALKVGRSAYGQKAAMSHTGSLTGSAEVNSALFRQLGVIEVDDIDELADMAALVARSHPPKGKRDVAIYCSSGGASALTADMVGQAGLTLAQFAPETTKVLAECLPSYAAIGNPVDTTTAVITDPRLIDKTLLAVCEDPSVSLVLFPVTIDYGDVTIKVAESAVRVQQQTRVPIVPVWMSSRRGEAVDVYAEAGLVPVGSVGKAVKCVKRWIDWARWRDAQVTGAAPFEPLLLRMPPGELAGAPSTLNEADGKALMQKAGIAVPASGVACSADEAVQVAQRIGYPVVAKVLSADITHKTEAGGVMLGIADDAALREAWSRIHGNVYQHRPGAAIDGLLVEAMAPAGGVEVLVGVSRDPVLGPVLTFGLGGIHVELFRDVARRVLPLSRPEAEAMVREIRAFPLLDGLRGRAKADVPALVDLLMKVSGFVAAHAAQLDEMDLNPVWVGPAGQGALALDAVIVARFDVGTDEPPG is encoded by the coding sequence ATGCACGACTCGCTTCCTGATCTCTCTCTCCTGTGTTCGCCGCGTTCCGTCGCACTCGTGGGCGCCTCCGACGACCCCGGCAGCATCGGCGGCCGCGCCCTCATCAACCTGCTGAAGCATTCCGACTTCAAGGGTGAGGTGATGCTCGTCAACCCGAAGCGCGAGAGCGTCTCCGGCATGCGCTGCTGGCCCGACGTCGCCTCGCTGCCGAGCACGCCCGACCTCGTGCTCATCTCGGTGCCTGCGGTGCATGTCAACCCTGCATTGCGCCAGGCGGCTGCGCGCGGTGTGCCCTTCGCCATCGTCTACACCTCCGGCTTCGGCGAAGCGGGCCCAGCCGGCAAGGCGCTCGAGGACGAGATGCGCGGCATCGTCACGACATCGACGCTGCGCGTCTATGGCCCCAACTGCCCGGGCCTGTGCAACATCAACGAGCGCCTGGGCTTCACTTTCTCACCTTCGTTCCAGCACGACCTGCGTCGCGGCCCCATCGGCCTGGCCACGCAAGGAGGTGGCCTCGGCCGCAACGTGCTGCAGGCGATGGACCGCGGCCTGGGCATCGGCCTGTGGTGCTCGTCGGGCAACGAGGTCGACCTGCAGGTGAGCGACTTCATCGCGCACATGGCCGACGCCGAGGGCATCGAGGTCATCGTCACGCTGATCGAGGGCATCAAGGACGGCCGCAAGTTCGTGCGTGCCGTGCAGCGCGCCGTGGCCAACGGCAAGCCGGTCATCGCCCTCAAGGTCGGCCGCTCGGCCTACGGGCAGAAGGCCGCGATGTCGCACACCGGCTCGCTCACCGGCTCGGCCGAGGTCAACAGCGCGCTTTTCCGGCAGCTCGGCGTGATCGAGGTCGACGACATCGACGAGCTCGCCGACATGGCCGCGCTCGTCGCGCGTTCGCACCCGCCCAAGGGCAAGCGTGACGTGGCGATCTACTGCTCGTCGGGCGGCGCCTCGGCGCTCACCGCCGACATGGTGGGCCAGGCCGGTCTCACGCTGGCCCAGTTCGCGCCCGAGACCACGAAGGTGCTGGCCGAGTGCCTGCCCTCGTATGCCGCCATCGGCAACCCGGTGGACACGACCACTGCCGTCATCACCGACCCGCGCCTCATCGACAAGACCTTGCTCGCCGTCTGCGAAGACCCGAGTGTCTCGCTCGTGCTCTTCCCGGTGACCATCGACTACGGCGACGTGACCATCAAGGTGGCCGAAAGCGCCGTGCGGGTGCAGCAGCAGACACGGGTGCCGATCGTCCCGGTGTGGATGAGCAGCCGCCGCGGCGAAGCGGTCGATGTGTACGCCGAAGCGGGCCTGGTGCCCGTCGGCTCGGTCGGCAAGGCGGTCAAGTGCGTGAAGCGCTGGATCGACTGGGCCCGCTGGCGTGACGCGCAGGTGACGGGCGCCGCGCCATTCGAGCCCTTGCTGCTGCGCATGCCGCCTGGGGAGCTGGCGGGCGCGCCGAGCACCTTGAACGAAGCAGATGGCAAGGCGCTCATGCAGAAGGCCGGCATCGCGGTGCCGGCGTCGGGCGTGGCGTGCAGCGCCGACGAGGCGGTGCAGGTCGCGCAGCGCATCGGCTACCCGGTCGTGGCCAAGGTGCTGAGCGCAGACATCACGCACAAGACCGAAGCCGGCGGCGTGATGCTCGGCATCGCCGACGATGCGGCGCTGCGCGAAGCCTGGTCGCGCATCCACGGCAACGTGTACCAGCACCGCCCCGGCGCGGCCATCGATGGCCTGCTGGTCGAAGCGATGGCGCCCGCAGGTGGCGTGGAGGTGCTCGTGGGCGTGAGCCGAGACCCGGTGCTCGGCCCGGTGCTGACCTTCGGCCTGGGCGGCATCCACGTGGAGCTGTTCCGCGACGTGGCACGCCGGGTGCTGCCCTTGTCGCGCCCCGAAGCCGAGGCGATGGTGCGCGAGATCCGCGCCTTCCCGCTGCTCGATGGCCTGCGCGGCCGCGCGAAGGCCGACGTGCCGGCGCTGGTGGACCTGCTGATGAAGGTGTCCGGCTTCGTTGCCGCCCATGCCGCGCAGCTCGACGAGATGGACCTGAACCCGGTGTGGGTGGGCCCGGCGGGGCAGGGTGCGCTCGCGCTCGATGCGGTGATCGTTGCCCGCTTCGACGTCGGCACGGACGAGCCGCCGGGATAA
- a CDS encoding class I SAM-dependent methyltransferase → MSTPTSPPPDSAAFEQAKTAFFDGLAHLQAGRVAEAERAFETSLQHVPGRVSTLINLAATRVALGRPAEAIACADQVLAVEPGNADALLHRRNGLGKLVQQADLLRDSGSLEEARTLYRQALDLGADPELMAYCLAGLGEAAAPPRSPASYVQALFDDYAEDFDHHLVGVLHYRVPEGLAAPLAQLHPQAFRSALDLGCGTGLCGPLVRPLVQRLVGLDLAPRILEQARARGVYDELHHGEIVQHLATTAEPHDLVLAADVFIYLGDLAPVFAALSRLMPAGGVFAFSAETEGANELTGFTLQPSLRYAHHEGYLRRLAASHGFEVARMARETVREEQRQPIEGLIVHLRRSG, encoded by the coding sequence ATGTCCACCCCAACGTCACCCCCGCCAGACTCCGCTGCCTTCGAGCAGGCCAAGACCGCCTTCTTCGACGGCCTGGCCCACCTGCAGGCCGGCCGCGTGGCCGAGGCCGAGCGTGCCTTCGAGACCTCGCTGCAGCACGTGCCCGGCCGGGTGTCGACGCTGATCAACCTTGCGGCCACGCGCGTCGCGCTCGGCCGCCCCGCCGAGGCCATCGCCTGTGCCGACCAGGTGCTGGCGGTGGAGCCCGGCAATGCCGACGCGCTGCTGCACCGGCGCAACGGCCTGGGCAAGCTGGTCCAGCAGGCCGACCTGCTGCGCGACAGCGGCTCGCTCGAGGAGGCGCGTACGCTCTACCGCCAGGCGCTCGACCTCGGCGCCGACCCCGAGCTGATGGCCTATTGCCTGGCCGGCCTGGGCGAGGCGGCGGCACCGCCCCGCTCGCCGGCGTCGTACGTGCAGGCGCTCTTCGACGACTATGCCGAAGACTTCGACCACCATCTCGTCGGCGTGCTCCACTACCGCGTGCCCGAGGGCCTGGCCGCACCGCTCGCGCAGCTTCACCCGCAAGCGTTCCGCTCCGCGCTCGACCTCGGCTGTGGCACCGGCCTCTGCGGCCCGCTTGTGCGGCCGCTGGTGCAACGCCTGGTGGGCCTCGACCTCGCGCCGCGCATTCTCGAGCAGGCCCGCGCACGCGGCGTCTACGATGAGCTGCACCACGGCGAGATCGTGCAGCACCTCGCCACCACTGCCGAGCCGCACGACCTGGTGCTCGCCGCCGACGTGTTCATCTACCTCGGTGACCTGGCGCCGGTGTTTGCAGCGCTCTCCAGGCTGATGCCCGCCGGCGGCGTGTTTGCCTTCTCCGCCGAGACCGAGGGCGCGAACGAGTTGACCGGCTTCACCCTGCAGCCGAGCCTCCGCTATGCCCATCATGAGGGTTACCTGCGCCGCCTCGCCGCCAGCCACGGTTTCGAGGTCGCGCGCATGGCCCGCGAGACCGTGCGTGAAGAGCAGCGCCAGCCGATCGAAGGCCTGATCGTGCACCTGCGCCGCAGCGGCTGA